One segment of Deinococcus cellulosilyticus NBRC 106333 = KACC 11606 DNA contains the following:
- a CDS encoding helix-turn-helix domain-containing protein, giving the protein MHFIERFQREKFHGPSWARDFGVNRNTIYVWRARYLKSGEPALKASISKGRPRRLSAQQEQQVQHWLKDPTSPIGPHWTPIWVREVIGREFGVWFHPCHLYKLLGQWGWRCEIQ; this is encoded by the coding sequence ATGCACTTCATCGAACGTTTCCAGCGGGAAAAATTTCATGGTCCGAGTTGGGCCAGGGACTTTGGAGTCAACCGAAACACCATCTATGTGTGGAGAGCACGATATCTCAAATCAGGTGAACCAGCACTTAAAGCCAGCATTTCGAAGGGGCGTCCCAGACGACTATCAGCTCAGCAAGAACAGCAAGTCCAGCACTGGTTAAAAGATCCCACTTCTCCCATAGGACCCCACTGGACACCCATCTGGGTACGCGAGGTGATCGGGCGGGAGTTCGGCGTCTGGTTTCATCCTTGCCATCTGTATAAGCTTTTGGGGCAGTGGGGATGGAGGTGTGAAATTCAGTGA
- a CDS encoding IS5 family transposase — protein sequence MKSQRYSCDLTDEEWAILQPLLPSEASTGRPRKWSLRQILNGIFYVLRGGIAWRLLPCNFPPWQTVYFYHRLWRIQGLWEQLHTTLREMVRVSAGRDPIPSAGIIDSQSVKTTEAGGPRGYDGGKKVNGRKRHILVDTLGLVLKVVVHEGNLQDRQAAPQVFAGLKDLFPRMQHVWADRGYTGDLIKEIKNTLGWTIEVVKHPWTGVKRVWVSKDADPPPPVEVPEGFVVLKRRWVVERTFAWLGKSRRLAKDYERLPATSENLVFEVMIRLMVKRLAHS from the coding sequence ATGAAATCTCAGCGTTATTCCTGTGACCTGACGGATGAGGAGTGGGCTATTTTGCAGCCCCTTCTGCCCTCAGAAGCTTCCACCGGTCGGCCTAGAAAATGGTCTTTACGCCAGATCCTCAATGGCATTTTCTATGTGCTCCGGGGTGGCATCGCCTGGCGGCTCCTGCCCTGCAACTTTCCTCCCTGGCAGACGGTCTATTTCTACCATCGCCTCTGGAGAATCCAAGGTCTCTGGGAGCAATTGCACACCACACTCAGAGAAATGGTGCGGGTGAGCGCAGGCCGTGATCCTATCCCCAGTGCGGGAATCATTGACAGTCAATCCGTGAAAACCACCGAGGCTGGCGGGCCCAGAGGCTACGATGGGGGCAAAAAAGTCAATGGCCGAAAACGCCATATCCTGGTGGATACCCTTGGACTCGTCCTCAAAGTGGTGGTGCACGAGGGAAACCTGCAAGACCGTCAGGCTGCCCCCCAGGTCTTTGCTGGCCTAAAAGACCTCTTCCCAAGAATGCAGCATGTCTGGGCAGATCGAGGCTACACTGGCGATCTGATCAAAGAAATCAAAAACACGCTGGGCTGGACTATTGAGGTGGTCAAACACCCTTGGACTGGGGTCAAACGCGTCTGGGTCTCCAAAGACGCAGATCCACCCCCACCTGTCGAAGTGCCTGAAGGATTTGTGGTGCTGAAACGTCGTTGGGTGGTTGAGAGAACTTTTGCTTGGCTGGGGAAATCCAGACGTCTGGCCAAAGACTATGAACGACTTCCAGCCACTTCTGAAAACCTGGTTTTTGAAGTGATGATCCGTCTGATGGTCAAAAGGCTGGCCCATTCATGA